The Parafrankia discariae genome window below encodes:
- a CDS encoding SDR family NAD(P)-dependent oxidoreductase, with protein sequence MGVAGHNRSVAVVTGGASGFGLALGTRGLAAGMDVALLDIDGERAATEAAVLAAAGPGRAVGRRVDVSSGEDLAAAAKDVEAQLGCCDLLFVNVGVQQFGAIERITDDEWRWVLDVNVIGAARTVRAFLPLLRRSSQARIAFTTSVSVLAPSARLGAYQASKAALVTLAETLRMELAAESIQVTVIYPAGMITRHIESSLAARPVGAGSADLREDDRNAMLASRPMTAADLTTAEAAASHAFDQVLAGAPYVITHGDLSAAVAQHQAAIDTALAATAAATGAPNVQRGHIPNTPELPGLETAGDA encoded by the coding sequence ATGGGCGTAGCGGGACACAATCGCAGTGTCGCTGTGGTGACGGGCGGCGCGTCGGGTTTCGGCCTGGCACTGGGGACCCGCGGCCTGGCGGCGGGGATGGACGTGGCCCTGCTCGACATCGATGGCGAGCGAGCGGCCACCGAGGCGGCTGTGCTCGCCGCCGCAGGTCCCGGGCGCGCGGTCGGACGTCGGGTCGATGTCAGCTCCGGCGAGGACCTGGCCGCGGCGGCCAAGGATGTCGAAGCCCAGCTCGGATGCTGCGACCTGCTGTTCGTCAACGTCGGTGTCCAGCAGTTCGGTGCCATCGAGCGGATCACCGACGACGAGTGGCGCTGGGTGCTCGACGTGAATGTCATCGGGGCGGCCCGGACGGTCCGCGCATTCCTGCCGCTGCTGCGCCGCAGCTCGCAAGCCCGGATCGCATTCACCACATCCGTCAGCGTGCTTGCCCCCTCCGCCCGTCTGGGCGCCTACCAGGCCAGCAAGGCCGCGCTGGTCACCCTCGCCGAGACGCTGCGCATGGAGCTTGCGGCGGAGTCGATCCAGGTCACCGTGATCTATCCAGCTGGAATGATCACTCGGCACATCGAAAGCAGCCTGGCCGCACGCCCGGTCGGTGCCGGTTCAGCGGATCTGCGGGAGGATGACAGGAACGCCATGCTGGCCAGCCGCCCGATGACCGCAGCAGATCTCACGACCGCGGAGGCCGCTGCCAGCCATGCCTTCGACCAGGTTCTGGCGGGCGCACCGTATGTCATCACCCACGGTGACCTTTCTGCTGCGGTCGCGCAACACCAGGCGGCGATCGATACCGCGCTCGCCGCGACGGCTGCCGC